A region from the Flavobacterium enshiense genome encodes:
- a CDS encoding choice-of-anchor J domain-containing protein codes for MILTFGLFSSSASAQGLPLENFNSGIPGTWGKASNQTVINNWGPTTPTGGYQATPGAVVNPALNTTTGTRAEYFFITPQFNLPNATEIRFFTKQGFTSDRGTTYELRLSTALQPDISSFNVTLKTWTEADLNTSPTTYEEKIVPVASLPAGIPVFLAFVAITNQDGTTDTVGDSWFIDNVRVITSCAKVTGINSAMTATGGLVTWSHATANNFEIQIVPRGTGNAPSGIAVNGFSHTFSGLTDGTDYDVYIKTICDATTASEWAGPFPVKTARLGLDCSTPIVIPPTSTSPGPYVLSSNLSSFHPAANYTPMNSQGLSCQPVGQTQNLLLGDHAFLAYTPTTSGLVNVGLSTTVNTASGCFNSLASVFIFDSCTGIGTTANCLGGLAVGSTSNNGTQGQIPNVYLQAGQTYYFVISSPYQYNASQPGASICFTFTLSQPSCSIPAGISYDNLAQTSARFSWGNPQNLVSNWQYIAKLASAGPPIAGDVLTSTNTNVNNLVGSLTPNTAYNFYVRSVCSGTPGAWSNAFPFRTLCNFFPTPYSTDFNTATSTNPEPCWTILDLNGDGTQFVYSGDAAPGAPQGNLARLNTFNSGTQTNDMLISPQVRLDGVVQKQLRFKFKGFGGYTNSTGYVLGESSFSVKISTTGVGAPSFTTILLPLATYETGNNWVEKIIAIPANIVGDISIAWHVEPGHPQTSTNFYVDDVTIEDLPACSPPQYPGVTAGSITQNQAQFFWTPGINNSEWEIAVQPLNSGVPTGNGERVTNNPFLKNGLTASTRYEYYIRTYCDDVTKSVWVGPVRFNTLCDALPVPYYESLNDTDVTTKKFCWKVDNRNNDGGRSQWTIDGTQAFIQARDLPFTPFENFDDYLITAQVNAVGTKMLKFKCKASSSIFTPEQRANFEVLMSASPDMSNPTVLIPSHDITNGEFVEDFVIFTGTGPAYFAFHVPSTIVQPANTGVLYIDDFSIDDASPCPNPSVLTASNITTTTATLSWTKGYQETQWEIAIQSPGSGTPTGSGTVVSTNPTYNATGLTANTTYEYYVKAICGSDQSAWVGPFAFKTACNVLSSPFVETFETNSPTESCWSTVNSNLDGNEWDMNFPVNPIFGGQSATLSCFTNGNSNDWLISPTITVQPNQRLRVYYKSHYEPVIGNDLKVKLSTNGADISQFTTTLYDTDVTGTINNTDVRELIINLTTITAPTNINIAFQVPPGTPGPEGYRGSYVVIDNVSIENIPACPPVINVTAAANTTFDTTSVLNWTPVGSETSWEISVQPFGTPAPVGNTQPQYLRTATTHPYTLTGLTPSTHYQFYVRAVCSTTSQSTWVGPFELLTKCDTSNLCTYTVSLTNGGGSQALSAIDVVQNGVVYQSLVFPTVAPGQPTVLDYQISVCRGIEFNLFWRLNGSATVNSWPNATVTVKDYTGAQVFNTTLGQHTMNTNIYTAVSNCTTVTCVQPTNLAVSDLGVLSWTPGGSETQWEVFVQPLGLGGIPQSGVTVTGTASYLPTATDFIVPLDGTYEFFVRTVCGDTNKSYWTGPKVFVRNDEPQTAIVLPVNTNGTCTSTGTKASFKGVKPSTEPTSCAGANGGDIWYQFVATSKIHTVELSNWTPGSWWTNAAVGVWPNVILSLYEVQGDGSLVEKACSENNSLTTMYSTELTVGTTYKVRVKLNQTNSTDKMFNICVSTPENTCDVSNFNYSFEKLPMQFVTSVSTIAETSVVPGWRTNTDADTIFFHEGSGPGAVTPYEGAQSIQVIQDPANTWDPNGPIKGTYTDIETPAEIQKVKYSFASATRSGVNGTTIELWAGPPSGPFTKLTEHFTASMVWSLRTGSYTIPVGQPVTRFIFRTKNNGIGHMLDAAKFVLNTDIVTADPTLTCDQTSVSVTGEGTGEWIADTNNPAVTVIETPQSQTTTISGYNTPGVYTYFWKTRYCEKPFTVTYLGIPEVAAVTSPVNYCLDGPSAPLTATAPDGFTLLWFTDAVGGTGDVDAPVPSTATVGTTTYYVSVVNPQGCIGVRTPIEVIVNDLYDPKVGFKYDDTKYCGTVNNPVLLVDEEEFTTGGTFLATPAGLTINPATGAIDLSTSTPGEYEIIYTIDERVNGCNKEGSSAIVKLQYEGPCPNIPRGISPNDDGDNDTFVLRDLGVKKVAIFNRYGVEVYSYGEGYEDQWYGQSNDGEKLPDGTYFYSIQKADNTTVTGWVYINRQY; via the coding sequence ATGATACTAACATTTGGATTATTTTCAAGTTCAGCTTCTGCGCAGGGTTTACCTCTAGAAAATTTTAACAGCGGAATTCCTGGAACTTGGGGAAAAGCCAGTAACCAGACGGTTATTAATAACTGGGGACCGACAACACCAACGGGAGGTTATCAGGCTACACCTGGGGCAGTGGTAAATCCTGCTTTAAATACAACTACAGGTACAAGGGCGGAGTATTTTTTTATAACTCCTCAATTTAACCTACCTAACGCAACTGAAATCAGATTTTTTACAAAACAAGGGTTTACTAGTGATAGAGGTACAACTTATGAATTAAGATTGTCTACTGCACTTCAGCCAGATATCAGCAGTTTCAACGTAACGCTGAAAACCTGGACAGAAGCCGATTTAAATACAAGTCCGACTACTTATGAAGAAAAAATAGTTCCGGTTGCTTCACTCCCTGCCGGTATACCGGTTTTTCTTGCTTTTGTTGCAATCACGAATCAGGATGGAACTACTGATACCGTTGGAGATTCGTGGTTTATAGATAATGTCAGAGTAATCACAAGCTGTGCAAAAGTAACAGGAATTAATTCTGCCATGACCGCGACTGGTGGTCTAGTCACCTGGTCGCATGCTACAGCAAATAACTTTGAAATTCAGATCGTTCCGCGTGGAACGGGTAATGCCCCTTCTGGTATAGCGGTTAATGGATTTTCACATACATTTTCAGGTTTAACAGATGGTACTGATTACGATGTATACATCAAAACAATTTGTGATGCTACTACAGCAAGTGAATGGGCTGGTCCTTTCCCTGTTAAAACAGCCAGATTAGGTTTAGATTGTAGTACACCAATAGTTATTCCACCGACTTCCACGTCACCGGGACCCTATGTTTTAAGTTCGAACTTAAGTTCGTTCCACCCGGCGGCAAATTATACACCGATGAATTCCCAGGGGTTAAGTTGTCAGCCTGTGGGTCAGACTCAGAACTTGTTGTTAGGGGATCATGCCTTTTTAGCTTATACGCCAACGACTTCGGGGTTGGTTAACGTAGGTTTGTCTACGACCGTTAACACAGCTTCAGGATGTTTTAACAGCTTGGCAAGTGTTTTTATTTTCGACAGTTGTACCGGTATCGGTACCACAGCGAACTGTTTAGGGGGGCTAGCAGTAGGCAGTACTTCCAATAATGGAACGCAAGGGCAGATTCCTAACGTGTATTTACAGGCGGGACAGACGTACTATTTTGTAATTTCTTCGCCTTATCAATATAATGCTTCTCAGCCAGGAGCAAGTATTTGTTTCACCTTCACATTATCACAGCCTTCTTGTTCTATTCCGGCAGGAATTTCTTATGATAACTTAGCGCAAACCAGCGCAAGATTCTCATGGGGTAACCCACAGAATTTAGTGAGTAACTGGCAATATATTGCAAAATTGGCTTCGGCGGGACCTCCGATTGCTGGGGATGTTTTAACATCAACCAACACTAACGTAAATAATTTGGTTGGCTCGCTTACACCAAATACTGCCTATAATTTTTATGTAAGATCAGTATGTAGTGGTACACCGGGAGCGTGGAGTAATGCATTCCCGTTCAGAACACTATGTAATTTTTTCCCAACACCATATTCTACAGACTTTAACACGGCAACTTCCACTAATCCGGAGCCATGTTGGACAATATTGGATTTAAATGGTGATGGTACACAGTTCGTTTATTCAGGAGATGCTGCACCGGGAGCACCGCAAGGTAATCTTGCGAGACTTAATACATTTAATTCAGGTACGCAAACAAATGATATGTTAATATCGCCTCAGGTTCGTTTGGATGGGGTTGTTCAAAAACAACTTCGATTCAAATTTAAAGGATTTGGAGGGTATACCAACAGTACAGGATATGTATTAGGAGAATCTTCCTTCTCAGTTAAAATTTCTACAACAGGAGTAGGGGCACCTAGTTTTACTACTATACTATTGCCACTTGCTACGTATGAAACAGGAAACAACTGGGTTGAAAAAATTATAGCTATCCCGGCAAATATAGTTGGTGATATCAGCATCGCATGGCACGTAGAACCGGGTCATCCTCAAACATCAACGAATTTCTATGTTGATGATGTAACTATCGAAGATTTACCGGCATGTTCGCCACCACAATATCCAGGTGTAACGGCTGGCTCGATAACTCAAAATCAAGCGCAGTTTTTCTGGACACCCGGTATTAATAACTCGGAGTGGGAAATTGCCGTACAGCCTTTAAACTCTGGTGTTCCTACAGGAAACGGAGAAAGGGTTACCAATAATCCGTTTTTGAAAAATGGTTTAACAGCTTCTACCCGTTATGAATACTATATCAGAACGTATTGTGATGATGTTACGAAGAGTGTTTGGGTAGGACCAGTAAGATTCAACACATTGTGTGACGCCCTACCTGTACCATATTATGAAAGTTTGAATGATACCGATGTGACTACTAAAAAGTTCTGTTGGAAGGTTGATAACAGAAATAATGATGGTGGCAGATCCCAGTGGACTATAGATGGTACACAGGCATTTATCCAAGCCAGAGATCTTCCTTTTACTCCTTTTGAGAATTTTGACGATTACCTGATAACTGCTCAGGTAAACGCAGTGGGGACAAAAATGCTGAAGTTTAAGTGTAAAGCGAGTTCTAGTATCTTTACACCTGAACAAAGAGCTAATTTTGAGGTTTTAATGTCGGCTTCGCCGGACATGAGCAACCCAACGGTATTGATTCCTTCTCATGATATTACGAATGGTGAGTTCGTGGAGGATTTTGTGATTTTTACCGGAACAGGACCTGCTTACTTTGCATTCCACGTTCCGTCAACTATAGTACAGCCAGCTAATACTGGAGTACTTTATATTGATGATTTCAGTATTGATGACGCTTCTCCTTGTCCCAATCCTTCTGTGTTAACGGCATCTAATATTACAACAACGACTGCTACTTTGAGCTGGACGAAGGGATATCAGGAAACACAATGGGAAATTGCGATTCAGAGTCCGGGTTCAGGAACACCGACAGGTTCAGGAACGGTGGTTAGTACAAATCCGACTTATAATGCAACGGGCTTGACTGCAAATACAACTTATGAGTATTATGTTAAAGCTATTTGTGGTTCTGATCAAAGCGCGTGGGTTGGTCCATTTGCATTTAAAACCGCATGTAATGTACTATCATCACCATTCGTTGAAACGTTTGAAACAAATTCACCAACAGAATCTTGTTGGTCAACTGTAAACAGTAATTTAGATGGAAATGAATGGGATATGAATTTCCCGGTGAATCCTATTTTTGGAGGACAATCGGCAACTTTGAGTTGTTTTACAAACGGAAACAGTAATGATTGGTTAATTTCTCCAACAATAACAGTACAGCCAAATCAAAGATTACGTGTTTATTACAAAAGTCACTATGAGCCTGTAATTGGAAATGATTTAAAAGTTAAACTTTCGACAAACGGTGCTGATATCTCTCAGTTTACGACCACTCTTTATGATACGGACGTTACCGGAACCATAAATAATACGGACGTAAGGGAATTGATAATCAACCTTACCACTATTACAGCTCCTACCAATATTAACATAGCATTTCAAGTGCCGCCAGGGACACCAGGTCCTGAAGGTTATAGAGGATCATATGTAGTTATCGATAATGTAAGTATTGAGAATATTCCAGCATGTCCGCCTGTAATCAACGTGACTGCTGCTGCTAATACTACTTTTGATACTACATCGGTACTCAACTGGACGCCGGTAGGTTCTGAAACTTCATGGGAAATTTCAGTACAGCCTTTCGGTACTCCGGCTCCGGTAGGAAATACACAACCGCAATATTTACGTACAGCAACGACGCATCCTTATACATTAACAGGACTTACGCCGTCAACGCATTACCAATTCTATGTGAGAGCAGTTTGTAGCACTACTTCACAAAGCACGTGGGTTGGCCCATTTGAGTTGCTTACTAAATGTGATACTTCAAATTTATGTACATACACGGTTTCGTTAACAAACGGAGGAGGATCTCAGGCACTATCAGCCATAGATGTTGTTCAAAACGGAGTAGTATATCAATCACTTGTTTTCCCTACTGTTGCGCCAGGCCAGCCTACAGTTTTAGATTATCAGATATCTGTATGTAGAGGAATTGAATTTAACTTGTTTTGGAGACTTAATGGTAGTGCTACCGTAAATTCATGGCCAAATGCGACGGTAACGGTAAAAGATTATACCGGTGCTCAGGTTTTTAACACTACGCTTGGTCAACATACTATGAATACCAATATTTATACAGCAGTTTCGAACTGTACAACGGTTACATGTGTACAGCCTACTAACCTTGCAGTTAGTGATTTAGGTGTGCTTTCATGGACTCCGGGTGGTTCAGAAACACAATGGGAGGTTTTCGTACAGCCGTTAGGTCTGGGCGGAATTCCGCAATCGGGTGTTACTGTAACCGGTACTGCAAGTTATCTTCCGACAGCTACGGATTTCATTGTTCCTTTGGATGGAACTTATGAATTCTTCGTAAGAACGGTTTGTGGTGATACAAATAAGAGTTACTGGACAGGACCGAAAGTATTCGTTAGAAATGATGAGCCGCAAACTGCAATAGTTCTTCCGGTGAATACAAACGGTACTTGTACGTCTACAGGAACAAAAGCATCTTTCAAAGGTGTGAAACCTTCTACTGAACCGACGTCTTGCGCAGGAGCAAACGGAGGAGATATTTGGTATCAATTCGTGGCAACTTCGAAAATTCACACGGTGGAATTAAGCAATTGGACTCCGGGCAGCTGGTGGACGAACGCAGCCGTGGGAGTTTGGCCTAATGTTATATTATCTTTATATGAAGTGCAAGGAGATGGCTCTCTTGTTGAGAAAGCGTGTAGCGAAAACAACTCGTTAACTACAATGTATTCTACTGAGCTGACTGTTGGTACTACTTATAAAGTACGAGTTAAGCTCAATCAGACAAATAGTACTGATAAGATGTTTAATATTTGTGTAAGCACTCCGGAAAATACTTGTGATGTTAGTAATTTCAATTACAGTTTTGAAAAATTACCAATGCAGTTTGTAACAAGTGTTAGCACGATTGCAGAAACGTCAGTGGTTCCGGGATGGAGAACGAATACGGATGCTGATACAATATTCTTCCACGAAGGATCAGGCCCTGGTGCGGTAACTCCTTATGAAGGAGCCCAAAGTATTCAAGTAATTCAAGATCCGGCCAATACATGGGATCCTAACGGTCCTATCAAAGGAACCTATACGGATATCGAAACACCGGCTGAAATCCAAAAGGTGAAATATAGTTTTGCTTCAGCAACTAGAAGTGGCGTAAATGGAACAACTATAGAATTGTGGGCAGGACCGCCATCAGGTCCGTTTACAAAGCTAACCGAGCATTTTACAGCTTCAATGGTTTGGAGTTTAAGAACGGGAAGTTATACAATACCTGTTGGACAACCTGTGACAAGATTTATCTTCAGAACAAAAAATAATGGAATTGGGCATATGTTAGATGCTGCCAAATTTGTTCTTAATACTGATATTGTTACGGCTGACCCAACATTAACTTGTGACCAGACTTCGGTTAGCGTTACAGGTGAAGGAACAGGAGAGTGGATTGCGGATACAAACAACCCGGCTGTTACTGTAATTGAGACACCTCAAAGTCAGACAACGACTATTTCAGGATACAATACACCGGGTGTGTACACTTATTTCTGGAAAACTCGTTACTGTGAAAAACCATTTACGGTTACTTATTTAGGTATCCCAGAAGTGGCTGCTGTAACGTCACCGGTTAATTATTGTTTGGATGGACCATCTGCACCTTTAACAGCAACTGCGCCAGACGGCTTTACGTTATTATGGTTTACGGATGCTGTAGGAGGTACTGGAGATGTTGATGCTCCAGTTCCATCAACTGCTACAGTAGGTACAACAACGTACTACGTTTCAGTAGTTAACCCTCAAGGATGTATTGGAGTCAGAACTCCAATCGAGGTTATCGTAAACGATTTGTATGATCCGAAAGTTGGTTTCAAATATGACGATACTAAGTACTGTGGAACAGTAAACAATCCTGTTTTACTAGTTGATGAAGAAGAATTTACAACAGGCGGAACTTTCTTGGCTACACCTGCTGGATTGACTATAAACCCTGCAACAGGAGCTATCGATCTTTCTACTAGTACACCTGGAGAGTATGAAATTATATATACAATAGACGAGAGAGTAAATGGATGTAATAAAGAAGGATCATCAGCTATTGTAAAACTTCAATACGAAGGGCCTTGTCCAAATATTCCAAGAGGTATTTCTCCAAATGACGATGGTGATAATGATACTTTTGTCCTTAGAGATCTGGGTGTTAAAAAGGTTGCCATCTTTAACCGTTATGGTGTAGAAGTATATTCTTACGGAGAAGGATATGAAGATCAGTGGTACGGACAGTCAAATGACGGAGAGAAATTACCTGACGGTACTTATTTCTACAGTATCCAGAAAGCTGATAACACTACCGTTACCGGTTGGGTATACATCAACAGACAATATTAA